The proteins below come from a single Bacteroidia bacterium genomic window:
- a CDS encoding sigma-70 family RNA polymerase sigma factor: MSTDQSNIEALIKGCKLGDKTSQESLYKLYYGYAMGIALRYSGSREEAMEILNDGFLKVFVQLQKGSQVTSFKAWLRRILINTSVDRFRKEKNKIKTVEIVYASSNKDSYSILDYLSEQEIINFIQRLSPGYRIVFNLFVLEGYSHKEISKKLGIAVSTSKANLSKAKASLRKLLPQLAPERFEQYG; the protein is encoded by the coding sequence GTGAGTACAGATCAATCGAATATTGAGGCCCTAATCAAAGGATGTAAACTAGGTGATAAAACTTCACAGGAAAGTTTATATAAACTCTATTATGGATATGCTATGGGTATAGCTCTGCGATATAGTGGTTCTCGGGAGGAAGCAATGGAAATACTTAATGATGGATTTTTAAAAGTATTTGTTCAGTTGCAAAAAGGAAGTCAGGTAACTTCATTCAAAGCTTGGTTGAGACGGATTTTGATAAACACTTCGGTCGATCGGTTCAGAAAAGAGAAAAACAAAATAAAAACAGTTGAAATTGTGTATGCTTCATCTAATAAGGATTCATATTCAATTTTAGATTATCTTTCAGAACAGGAAATCATTAATTTTATCCAACGACTTAGTCCAGGATATCGAATTGTATTCAATTTATTTGTATTGGAAGGATATTCTCATAAAGAAATATCTAAGAAGCTCGGTATTGCAGTAAGTACCTCTAAAGCTAACTTGAGTAAGGCTAAAGCAAGTCTGAGGAAACTTCTCCCCCAGCTAGCCCCAGAAAGATTTGAACAATATGGATGA